The Solanum lycopersicum chromosome 2, SLM_r2.1 DNA window TAAATCCAAATTGGCAGAATAAAACTCAGAAAGCAAATGCATACACAAGAAATGTTCATGTAGGGAAATGCGGCGATTAAGAACCTTAATGATGCTCTTAAGATGCTTAACAAGCTCGGTATCCGATGACGGTTCATGGGAATGCTCTGCAGTTTACAAGGCAATtatcaaatcatcaaaaaaaaaattaaaaaacagcAGGATAAAGAGTTGAAAATACTACGCATGTAGAAAGGGAAAGTACCGGGAGGATTATATAGGCCAGATCGGTCAATGGAGATTGCTGCAGAAGGGGGAGTGGTACTAACTTCGCTGTCCTCCAAGTGTTCGACAGAAGTACCGTTAAGAGATTGGGAAGTTGATGCAGGAGAAGAAGAATATTGACGACACCATGAGAGTGACGCGGAAGCACCAAACAGCGAACGACGCTGAGTTGAAGCCTGGAATAGTAATCTTTTTAACATTTCGAATTTGGTCGAGCTTCGATTGTTGCAAAACGATACAAGATACGGaatattttgaggaaaattgCAGTCCTTTAAGTTTTGTATACCCCGAGTGGGCTTGCAGTTTGAAAAGAAAACAACACAACAAGTAAAGATACTAGCCAAGGTAAACCACAATGGGGATGTAGCTCAGATGGTAGAGCGCTCGCTTAGCATGCGAGAGGTACGGGGATCGATACCCCGCATCTCCATTTCCTTTTTATGAAGAAGAttttttcttatcaaaattTGCTCATAAGTCATTTCAAAACTATTTGAGGCAAAAAGACCTTTCTTCATGTACATTTTTCAtatctcatttcaaaacaattttttcatatatcaaaatttgCTCACAAGTCATTTCAAAACGATTTGAGACCAAAAGACCTTTTTCATGTACCAAATTTAATGTCATTTCAATACAATTTAAGGATTTGAGGCGAAAGGCTAAACTAATAATGTACATATGTGATTTTCGTTATATTaggagaaatgaaaaaaaataatatgatagacaaataaaaaaatattcattcatAAAAATTCGGATCTTGAAGATTTGAGACTCTCATAATAACTTCTCAACCCATCACTCCATTGAATTCAGTAGTCCCTATACATGCCAAACAATTAAAACATTACATTAAGTAGTTTTCATTTTCCTCACAAAATCTTCAGATATATTGATTAAGTCAGCAGGCCatctatttttttctaattttaaaataaaatagaagtaagCATTTACATCAAATGATATATTCCcaatagcaaaaaaaataacatcGAGTAAGTTTCACGAAAGAAAGTGAATCTAacaatttagtaaaaaaaatagattttgacAATcgtctaattatttttatagtcGAAACATAAATGGCCACATAGTAAGCATGATTACAATTTGACTAGCGCCTCATATCTCTCCAAACCCACTAGTCTGTGGCTTAAGAGCAACGGTCAATCCATACTTTGCCCCTTTGTTAAAATCAACTTCAGTGTCGATTTCACTTGAAATGATGAAAAGAGAATTTGGAAGGCACTTGCGTTGGAGCAGTGCAGTCAGCTAGCCAAAAATTGTTTACATTCATATTTCGTAATGTTCATGATAATGAGTACCAGTTGTAATGGTAtgctctaaaaaaaattatttttgagttttgagttATTACCGACttttgacaataataataataatgataataaggaTATATAAGAATAGAGAGTAGAATCAAGCGATGTACCATTTTCGCTTGCGATTTTGGCAAAGTTATAGAATAacatttaagtttttatttaaatttttatgaaatttaaaacaaattaaagacaCATTCATTTGTAATTCAATTTGcaattgatatatttattcatTCTTTATATCTTTTAACATTTTACGTCACTAATTAATTgtcatttaaataaaaagataacaaaTTTATTAACTATTATAATAACTTAATCAATgatataaaaagtaataaattggTGAGATATTACTTAACTaagctatttttaaaaaataaaataacgacTTGCAGAATTTACAAATGAGAGCCCTTTATTTATAGGACTTTCTAGGAGACTAATGtgcaaataaaaattggataaatTACCCATATGCGTATTTTTATTTTCCACAATTTCCGTTATACCctaccattttaaaatattcaaaatctcttattttttcctaatttttaaGTCAGTCAAATATATATGTGTCCAGCCCTAACCCacgtttctcttttcttttttcacacCTTTAATCTCTCCCTAATTTCACTTCATAATCTTATTAGTCACACTCATCTCAATTTGAACTGTGAAAGGATTCTCTCTAGCCAATCAAATTCAAatcatttaatcaaaatattttcgTATTGTCTTCTTAACTGCCACCTTCTTCTTCAAACAAATAATTCATCCTTATTTCCTGATATGAGTcatgtttcttaaaaaaaaatagaaaaatttcaTTTACAGTTTCTCAACCTACTCTACCAAAggtaatgatttttaatttatttctacGCTTTTTTTATGTTCAATATTGCATCTATTAATTGATTCAAATGCCTGGAACATTATCGAAAAAGGGTACTAAAATTTCATCTATAATTTCTTGACTCAATCTACTAAaggtaataattttttatatatttctacACTATTTTTTATGTTCAATCTTGCATCTAGTTGATTTAAATGTATCATACATTattgaaaaagtaattttattatattgcaATGTATCATCATTCGATTTAATTGTTTGATACATAAAACTCTAAGCTTGTTAATCATAAAACCCTAAGTTTATCGCATTACAACATATAAATGTAATGTAGTATGTGTCACTCACAACATTTCTTGTAtttgatacaaaaatataactaaTGTTCATAGTTATTCTCaatatatcaagttataaatatacTGTGATTTGACGAATTATGTATCACTCgcaatttttatgatatataatgtGTTTTAATCTAATGAATCAAGTATCAGTCTCTACATATCATGTACttgatacaaaataatattattgaatgtGTCATAATGAGTATCAGATATGAAAATATGatacattatacattatattaaGTTGCAAtgtatcataaataaaatattaatacgATGGATCAAAGCGAATTGACTGGTAATCAGTGGTTACTTACGAGGACAAGAAAACTGAAAGGTTATTATATCAGACCACCCATTTGATGTTAAATTTGTACAAGATATTATGCAACAATAAAATGATACTCTGTAAATTTTATACgattttgttttgagttataCGTTCAATACAATTTATAATGTATCTTCTACATTTTTAAGGGATTGTAGACTGTTTGCAGCTGATTTTGCTAAATTTCTTAgcaacaaaatttcaaaatcatcTTAGATTTTTGATTCGATTATTCTCATACTAGATATGGAGTAATTCTATGAAAATATGGTTGCGAAAAAGCAAAGACATGATATGTGAGTGAAAATGATGCTCCACCGAAGCCTAGGAGCTATTCACATCACCAGACCAAGAGGATTTGTTCAATATAGCATATGCTTTATGTATACGTAGACACACccatttgaatattttactatttttaagatacattaaattaagttttagactgtttttctaataatttgattatttgaatttaaatttcaacatatatatatatatatatatatatatatatatttcagtatgtatatgttttttttaaatctaaatatgtatattttttttttatattttggttgtAATTATAGTGTTTGTAATACACAAGATAAAATAggacaaatttaaaaattatttgatctaaaataatttcataaatttaaataaaacacaatttttcattcaagaggttgtttattaaattatgggaaaagggtttgatatacccctcaactttgtcatttagagctgatatacccctggTTATGAAAGtaactcatatatacccttacctGTAAagaaatgactcacatatacccttttcctttaacggaaatgaaaaaaaataattttaatctaaatttttatttttttctaaaaaatataattccatatgaataaatttaatcctcgtcaaacatatttttttttgactttttttgtttcaatgactaatttataattattgttttgataatcaaatttatttatgtttcactaatattcttgtaaaacttattgtagatgaccaaattttttcttcgaatacgaaattaaattacaatacacacacaaaaaaatagtttaattttttctctctttaaactaaggaatgaaagaaaaaaataaaataagaataagaaactaaataattataataaaagaagtcaaaaattggtttatgtatgaaaaaaattaaaatataccttgaattttgatagaagaattatatatacccctaaataatattttttaaaaaaaaattagaagtaataaatataaatttaaaattaattttttaactttcgtTAAacgaagggtatatgtgagcaaTTTTGTAAAGGCATGGGATTGTTTGTCGATCCCACTCCTTTTTAACTGGACAGTAGCGATTAGCAACGGGCTTTTCGTCTAAATAGTCTGAGGATGCGTACCAAAGCAGGTGCTTCAATGGCAAAATCATTCGATGCCCAGAAGTATCTGAAGAGAGTCGGATTAGGGAAAGAAGATTATCACTTCTGGAAGCAAGTGGGAAAAGCTTTGCTCTGTACTTACACTCTGTTTGGTGTGGCGTGGGTGTGGAATGAAACCTCGCCGCTTGGTTGGTGGACTTTAAAGCCACGGccaaaggaagaaaaagaattagcacATCTATACGAACGCCGGAAATTTCCATATCCAGGTGACGAGAAAGCCATGGAAGAATTCGTTGCCAAAGGTGGGATGATTGGAACTACAATTGGTCCCAAGGGAATCATCGAATCTGATAAAGATTCATACAATTATCAGAAAGCATTGCAGGATAAGAAAGTTGACCAAGAAGCCTTCAAGCTATGGACGAGGATGAGGAATGAGGTCATTTCTGAGCTTCAAGAGAAAGGGTTTGATGTAGAGTGAGTTAATTACTGTTAATCGGATTTGCTTCTCTCATGCTTATACCTTAATTGCGCATTTTGTACCTTGcaaatttactattttgtaGTTGGATGTTTAATGTGGGGAATTACGGAATAAGGTTTTAACTATTTTAGCTCAATCAAGTGCTTTCTCCGCTCTGGTGGACCTTTGCTGTTTATCCTACTTTAATTTGCAGAATGTGATTTCATCTGTTGTTTAAGTTTGAGTATTTACTTCAGTCATAGTATCTATTGATATGATGCTATACTTGATTTTGTCGTTCAAACATGTGCTGACTGCTGACTATCTTAAAGTTTCTTGATCTGGATCACCTCCTAGTTGTTCTCTTTCATATTATAGGAACTCTTTTATGGTAATCTGACTAATCTCTGGTATTtcatttctttgttttcttaagTCCACAGTTGTAATCTTATAATTGTTAGATTGTAGTAAAACCAGTTTCATTTCTATGGTTGTTCCCGTTTTTACTCATATAGTATCTGATTTTTACTTAGGTTTTCTGTAATTTTGTGTAGAGAACAGATAATGACATGCTCTCATCAATACCGTTCTTgtcattctctctctctctgaaaTGCTTGAACTCTGAGACTGACTATTCATCGCTGAAATTGGATTTATTCATGCATGCTAATTGCTAGCTCttgttttaatataataaatgagTTGGTAAGATAAATTGACACACATTTATCATTTATTCTTTTATACAAGAACTATAGTCAATAAGATTTTTGCCTTTTCCTTATCGTAACTCTCTACAGTTGAATGTTGTTAGAGAAGAGCAAACTGTATCCCTGATGTATTTTTGAATAACTGCTAACTGCGATGACCATGTCTGAGTTTCATATTTCCAACAGGAAATAGTATGCCAAAGCAATTGGTATTGCAATCAGCATGCCAAAGATTACCCTGCAATCAGAATGAAACCACATCAGAAAAATCATATCTGCTTAAAATTTTCTTAGTGGAGGAGTTAAAAGTTTTGAGATGATAATTGTATCTGGTACCCTGTACTTAAGATGGTTGGATGTATGTTATACTCCTTGGCAAACACAAAAGGAACGATTCCTTGGGGAAGGGCTGCCTGCAGTAGAAAGTACAGCATTGAGTAATCTGGCATGAATTGACAACAGAAAACAATTTAGTTTCACCTGTACTATTGCCAATCTAAACAATTTTCCCTTTAGTCCAACAACAATAGATGAGATTGCCATGAGAACAGGTCCAAGAACAAACTTCAGTGCCATTGCTAATATTGCCTTTTTGGTTCCGCATGCTATAATACTATCTTGGGATGCCATGAAAACACCTGTTGAATTAATGCAATATGAGTGGCTGgccatttttcatttttggtaaTTCGCTAGTACTTCGTGTGATGAGTGCTTATTTTCTGTTGTGTACCTATGCTAAACATTGCCATTCCTAGTCCACCATCTGAAAGTATTGATATTGATTGTTCAACAATTTTTGGCAGATTGACTCCCCACCTGCACTTCATtttgtgtaaaaaaaataagtccATTGATTTTTAATTCGGTGTTTCTGTAGAAGATAGGTTTTGGGTTTCTAGAGAGGCTTAGTAAGGGTTTCTAGAGAGGCTTAGTAAAGCTTTACCTGAAGTGTATGCTTGACCAAATAATACCGGCTAGAGTTGCATGTGTATTAGGATTTATTATGAGTTTCCTTCCAACTGTTAGAAGAATTACCATAATTGTTTTCTTCCTTGGGGGTCTGTCTGTCGCTTCCTCCTCACCGTCCTCTTCTAGTTCTGGTTCTCCAGGGACCTCAAGCTCTACTTTGAATGGTAGAAATTTATGTATTAAGACAAAAGAGCAGGCATAATGATGTAATGTCTGCATAAATAGTCGTCATGTTGGAATGGTCATCATTTATAACTTACAAATTGCTAACTTCTAGTGAGctgttctatttttcttttgttctttttttttttttttgggggggggggggcaaggTGGGGTGGAGTAGGGGGAAGGGGGGCTTAAGGGAAGTAAAAATTAAGCTGGTTGGTTGCATCATATAGTAATTTGGTTAGTTCGGAACTTCAGGAACCAATTATGGCTACTGTCTACTTTTTTCATTGTTGAAGGGGTTATCTCAGCAAACTTCCTGTTTGTTTCATTCAGATGAGTTGGAAGTATTTGTCTCTCACAAGTAGATGAATCAACTCATTTTGGTAAAGCAAACTTATATTTCATTGGAGACTGTTCACCTCTTAGTTCTTGAGTTTTTGCTGCCAAACTACAATAATAAGTTTTAGGATTGATCAATGTGCTTTAAGAGATGAAGCAAGTTGTGGTTCATTCCTCTAGTTTTGAATTCTGACTAGCTTTGAAAATGGAAATGGAACATTTCTTAAAATAGAGTTTTGTCATGCTTCACGATATCACATATTAGTTTATCTAAAGATCATATGATACAGGCTAATTTGGAATTTGTGGGGCCCAGAATAGGATTCTTCACTCACTTATCACATCTACAATATATTGCTTTTTGGTTTTTAACAGTTCAAATTGGAGAGCTTTAAATAGGTTCTGTTACATGGATGCCATCCAAATAGATATTCTACGTTTAGGAACCATTATTCTGTTATCTGAGTACGTACCTGCTACTTCTGATGGTGACATCACATAAGATTCTTTTGTTGCATTGAGCTCGAATAGGAGTAGGAGGAGGTTGTACCAGACTAAACTCTGTAGTGCAATTAGCTGCGCTAGTAGTTCTGCTGCCGCATCTCCAAAAATGGCCTTAATTAGCGGGATCCCCAAAATTAAGGTGTTTGGAAGGGTGGAAACTGAAAGACCTGTTATGATCCAAGTCAGGTTTCCTTTGGGCTTCAGTTTGGATAAAATTGCCAGTAGAAAGACAGCAAGAAATTTTTGAACGAAATCTGCTAATAGAAGCTTCAGGTTTACTTTGTAGAGGTTGCTTCCTGATATCACTTGGAAGGACAATAAAGGTATTGAAAATTTCGCTACAAACTTGTTGATTCCAGAGCATTGCTCTGGTGAAAAGAGTTTCCCCCACCTTACAGAGATATAGGCTAAGATCATGACAACATATAAAGGTATAGTGGCTGCCACAACATGGTAGACATCACGTAGGGATATCATGGTATTTCTTATAGATTTTTGTATGTCGAAACCTTGGTAAACAGGCCCTTTTATGCTGTTTGGTTTGCTTTGTTGGCATATGATGGGAAAGTACCACTAGATCTTTCTGCTGAAGCTTTCTGACTAATCTTTTTGAGTTTTATCCCAGCATCTgttgattttcaaatttgaaagtATTTACTAACCTATGGCTTTGTAGGTTCACATATATTGCAGAAAGTATCTGATTTTTTATCTGTGTGTCTTCCCTCATATTACACACCTTTTTTAGGCTGAAAATTTGATATTACTGATGTTTACAATACTCAAATGCCAGGTATCTAATCTTGTTTAGTTAAAAAGTTAGTTCTAGTTTTCATCATGAGGTTAATCCCTTTTGCTTATTTGTCTTTTGCTCATTTCTCATGTGGCCTAGGTGTTAGCCTATGCATATCACAATAGACGGAAATAGTAAGCTATACAAGCTTTAATCTGTCTCCTGTTTTGTGTCCCACATGCACTTTATTTCCCTGTAAGATTTCATTTAGGAAGAAGAGGTATTTCACTGCACTTTATATGCAGTGATCTTTACTGCACCAAAATGCCCTTACATTTGTCTTTAACTTTGAATTCAGGGGTGAAAATCTGTTAAGTTGATCCTGCCTAAATTTCCATTTATGCAGTTGCATAGCCTTTAGCTGCCAGGTTATCTGGAAAAGTAAGCTAGGAGAATAAAGAAGTAAACTGCAAAAGAAGTAACTGACTTGATGAGTAAATAACGTCTCTGAAGTAAGAATTTTTGCTATATATGGTCAAAGTTTTGGAATAAGTATTACAGGGTTTTGCTTTTATAGCTATGCAATTTTCACAGGCCAAGTTCTGGTgcctctttattattattattattattatttttgagaatttCTCCACTTGAAATATGGGGAATCTAGCCAAGACACACCTACAAAATACCGTAATCTCTTTTccttcctttttaattttttcttctttttatctgTGGGGGTGGGGGAGATTTGCCTTTCTGTATTAAAAGacaatttatttagaaatatcGAAATCAAATGATCTGAAAATAAGAGTGAAGTGAATTCAACTAGATTCAAATTTGAGGTGTAATGAATTGATTGATACAATGTTCTTCATAGAACTTTTCCTGATTCTCTATGTGGTTAGCATTTGAAATCTCCAGGGTGGATCCACGATTTAAGCTTTACGGGTTTAATGTTTAAGGTTCTTATAATTAAATCTGCTATATTATTAAGATTATGGGTCAATTTCAGTAGAGTTTTACACCTAATAAATTTATGCTCAACGTTGGAACTATTGATGACGATTTCTGGATATTTATTGCAATTCACTTGTTCTGTTTGACTGTTTATATTGTATGTTTTGCTTTTAATAAGTAAACTATTCTTAGAGCTAAGCTTAAGCTTAGCACATTCTTTCCTCTCCGGAAAATATGCAGATCactttttctgaaaaaatacTCCTTTTTGAAATGGTTTTCCCTTGTTAAAGAAGCCTTCTTAATCAATGGATTTAATCAAGCCTTCTTAATATACAATTGATTATTAAGTGTTTGATATAGTGTAAAAACAAGACTTGCACATCTTATCGTACAAgactagctttatacaacaaaagtgtataaattttgttcctattttgtataaagcgagagaaaattgtatatacacatgcaaaaacatatatctttgtgctatacatttaattatacaatttataaatattttacttcgatttaattgtatacaaatgcaaattttatataaatattgcagcgaaaaaggccagcgaattatacaattgcagtgaaatacaattttctctcgcttatacaacagaagtgtataaattgtgtttctgtttttgtataaagcgagagaaaaacatatatcttcttcctatgcatttataattatacaatataca harbors:
- the LOC101260389 gene encoding uncharacterized protein isoform X2: MRTKAGASMAKSFDAQKYLKRVGLGKEDYHFWKQVGKALLCTYTLFGVAWVWNETSPLGWWTLKPRPKEEKELAHLYERRKFPYPGDEKAMEEFVAKGGMIGTTIGPKGIIESDKDSYNYQKALQDKKVDQEAFKLWTRMRNEVISELQEKGFDVEGENLLS
- the LOC101260389 gene encoding uncharacterized protein isoform X1, which encodes MRTKAGASMAKSFDAQKYLKRVGLGKEDYHFWKQVGKALLCTYTLFGVAWVWNETSPLGWWTLKPRPKEEKELAHLYERRKFPYPGDEKAMEEFVAKGGMIGTTIGPKGIIESDKDSYNYQKALQDKKVDQEAFKLWTRMRNEVISELQEKGFDVDCIAFSCQVIWKSKLGE
- the LOC101260389 gene encoding uncharacterized protein isoform X3 produces the protein MRTKAGASMAKSFDAQKYLKRVGLGKEDYHFWKQVGKALLCTYTLFGVAWVWNETSPLGWWTLKPRPKEEKELAHLYERRKFPYPGDEKAMEEFVAKGGMIGTTIGPKGIIESDKDSYNYQKALQDKKVDQEAFKLWTRMRNEVISELQEKGFDVEK
- the PIN8 gene encoding auxin efflux carrier component 8, which gives rise to MISLRDVYHVVAATIPLYVVMILAYISVRWGKLFSPEQCSGINKFVAKFSIPLLSFQVISGSNLYKVNLKLLLADFVQKFLAVFLLAILSKLKPKGNLTWIITGLSVSTLPNTLILGIPLIKAIFGDAAAELLAQLIALQSLVWYNLLLLLFELNATKESYVMSPSEVAELEVPGEPELEEDGEEEATDRPPRKKTIMVILLTVGRKLIINPNTHATLAGIIWSSIHFRWGVNLPKIVEQSISILSDGGLGMAMFSIGVFMASQDSIIACGTKKAILAMALKFVLGPVLMAISSIVVGLKGKLFRLAIVQAALPQGIVPFVFAKEYNIHPTILSTGVIFGMLIAIPIALAYYFLLEI
- the PIN8 gene encoding auxin efflux carrier component 8 isoform X1 produces the protein MISLRDVYHVVAATIPLYVVMILAYISVRWGKLFSPEQCSGINKFVAKFSIPLLSFQVISGSNLYKVNLKLLLADFVQKFLAVFLLAILSKLKPKGNLTWIITGLSVSTLPNTLILGIPLIKAIFGDAAAELLAQLIALQSLVWYNLLLLLFELNATKESYVMSPSEVAVELEVPGEPELEEDGEEEATDRPPRKKTIMVILLTVGRKLIINPNTHATLAGIIWSSIHFRWGVNLPKIVEQSISILSDGGLGMAMFSIGVFMASQDSIIACGTKKAILAMALKFVLGPVLMAISSIVVGLKGKLFRLAIVQAALPQGIVPFVFAKEYNIHPTILSTGVIFGMLIAIPIALAYYFLLEI